A stretch of the Desulfobacter sp. genome encodes the following:
- a CDS encoding iron ABC transporter permease, producing MRHARTSSTVLQSSAFFISTIHLCSFQRNRGYHSFCSKRQAFLKPGKWECALFNYDTFTTGVYKAWYGFFSINSASQLASILVVIVLAIFMAEAYVRKKQQFFNTGGHQASERAPLNGIKAVLACSYCGFVFLMAFVIPVLQLAVWTVKAFIIEISSHYFRQLSNTFILGFMGMGFTMFVAVVLAYSNRSMNDAKTSVAAKLSLSGYALPGPVLAVGIISVVGFADNAILSGLNQMGITLSSGILKGSLLLLPLCYMVRFLTAGYKPIFSNMTRLTPSMDEAARLMKVSGVNLLTKVHLPLIQKGIITGSILVFVEIIKEMPVTLMLRPFGWDTLAVKIFELTSEGEWERAALPALTLILAGMVPIIFLTFVGRSKK from the coding sequence TTGAGGCATGCAAGGACTTCATCAACAGTATTACAATCTTCAGCTTTCTTCATTAGCACAATCCATTTATGTTCATTTCAGCGTAACAGAGGATATCATTCTTTTTGCTCTAAAAGACAGGCCTTTTTAAAACCGGGAAAATGGGAATGCGCCCTATTTAACTATGATACCTTCACAACAGGAGTTTATAAAGCGTGGTATGGATTTTTCTCCATCAATTCAGCATCCCAGCTGGCCTCTATTCTTGTCGTTATTGTTTTGGCCATCTTCATGGCCGAAGCATACGTCAGAAAAAAACAGCAATTTTTTAACACGGGGGGACATCAGGCGTCAGAACGAGCCCCCTTAAACGGCATCAAAGCGGTTCTGGCCTGCAGTTACTGTGGTTTCGTTTTTCTGATGGCCTTTGTCATTCCTGTGCTTCAGCTTGCTGTCTGGACTGTTAAGGCATTTATTATTGAAATCAGCTCACACTATTTCAGGCAGCTATCCAATACCTTCATATTGGGCTTTATGGGTATGGGGTTTACCATGTTTGTGGCCGTTGTTCTGGCCTATTCAAATCGTTCCATGAACGATGCCAAAACAAGTGTGGCTGCAAAATTATCTTTATCCGGCTATGCACTTCCCGGACCGGTTTTGGCAGTTGGTATTATCAGTGTGGTCGGGTTTGCGGACAACGCCATCTTAAGTGGGTTAAACCAGATGGGCATCACTTTGAGCTCCGGTATTTTAAAAGGAAGCCTGTTGTTGCTGCCTCTGTGCTACATGGTCCGATTTTTAACGGCCGGATATAAACCTATTTTCAGTAACATGACCCGCCTGACGCCTTCTATGGATGAAGCGGCCAGGTTGATGAAGGTGTCCGGTGTTAACTTGCTGACCAAAGTCCATCTGCCGCTTATCCAAAAAGGGATCATAACCGGAAGTATTCTTGTCTTTGTAGAGATCATTAAAGAGATGCCGGTGACCCTTATGCTTAGGCCTTTTGGCTGGGATACTTTGGCAGTTAAAATATTTGAGCTGACCTCCGAAGGAGAGTGGGAAAGAGCCGCACTGCCGGCCCTTACCCTGATTTTGGCCGGTATGGTTCCCATTATTTTTCTAACCTTTGTGGGAAGGAGCAAAAAATAG
- a CDS encoding ABC transporter ATP-binding protein, which produces MSLTIEKINKTHGRLVVAKDIGFSLKKGELGALIGPSGCGKTTLLRMIAGFETPDSRRILINGTSVFSSHTNRPPENRQTGMVFQDYALFPHLTVMGNITFGPIKKQQSTIKKLIQITGLAGSEKKYPHELSGGQQQRVALARALAPKPDLLRGRSKFCVS; this is translated from the coding sequence ATGAGTTTGACCATTGAAAAGATCAATAAAACACACGGTCGCCTGGTTGTGGCAAAAGACATTGGATTCAGTCTTAAAAAGGGGGAACTGGGCGCATTGATCGGTCCCAGCGGCTGTGGCAAGACCACCCTCTTAAGAATGATCGCCGGATTTGAAACACCGGATTCAAGACGCATTCTCATCAACGGAACCTCTGTTTTTTCATCCCATACCAACCGACCACCCGAGAACCGCCAGACCGGCATGGTCTTTCAAGATTATGCCTTATTCCCCCATTTAACGGTCATGGGAAATATCACCTTTGGACCGATTAAAAAGCAACAATCGACTATAAAGAAACTGATTCAAATAACAGGGCTTGCCGGATCTGAAAAAAAATACCCCCATGAACTGTCAGGGGGGCAGCAACAGCGGGTGGCCCTTGCAAGAGCCCTGGCCCCTAAACCAGATCTTTTGAGAGGGCGTTCAAAATTCTGTGTCAGTTGA
- a CDS encoding IS256 family transposase → MTEENTEFDFQKALKGIQEGKPFTGKGGVLTSLIKNLAEAALEGELESHLGQEVSANRRNGKSKKTIKSLDDKFELKTPRDRAGTFSPQIVKKHQTTLSDEIERKIIALYGLGMSYNDMASHLQEIYGLEISNATLSTITDKIIHTVKEWQARPLENVYPIVWLDAIHYKVRENGKVGSKAVYTILGVNIEGRKEVLGLYISENEGANFWLQVLTDLSNRGVKDILIACVDGLKGFPEAIETIFPDTEVQLCVVHQIRNSLKYVGSKNKKEFMADLKRVYKAVNKDLAEEELDILENKWNDKYPIVIKSWRNNWERLSHFFKYPEEIRRIIYTTNTIEAVHRQFRKLTKTKGSFPNQDSLLKLLYMGIQNASKKWTMPIQNWSLTISQLAIFFEGRLDKELGI, encoded by the coding sequence ATGACCGAAGAAAACACCGAATTTGATTTTCAAAAAGCCCTTAAAGGCATCCAGGAAGGTAAACCCTTCACAGGTAAGGGCGGCGTCCTTACATCATTAATCAAAAATCTTGCTGAAGCTGCTCTTGAAGGAGAGTTGGAGTCCCATCTCGGGCAGGAAGTTTCTGCCAACCGCCGTAATGGAAAAAGCAAAAAGACCATTAAATCCCTGGATGATAAATTTGAGCTAAAAACCCCGCGTGACAGGGCCGGAACCTTCTCTCCACAGATCGTCAAAAAACATCAGACAACGCTCAGCGATGAAATTGAAAGAAAGATAATAGCCCTTTACGGCCTGGGCATGAGTTATAATGATATGGCTTCCCATTTACAGGAAATCTATGGACTTGAGATTTCAAATGCCACTCTGAGCACCATTACCGATAAAATCATCCATACCGTCAAAGAATGGCAGGCCAGGCCGTTGGAAAATGTGTACCCAATCGTATGGCTTGATGCCATACATTATAAAGTACGAGAAAACGGAAAGGTCGGCAGCAAGGCCGTTTACACAATTCTTGGGGTGAATATCGAGGGCCGCAAAGAGGTTCTTGGGCTGTACATATCCGAGAATGAGGGTGCGAACTTCTGGCTGCAGGTGTTAACAGACCTTTCAAACCGAGGGGTAAAAGATATCCTGATTGCCTGTGTTGATGGTCTAAAAGGTTTTCCCGAGGCCATTGAGACCATATTCCCGGACACAGAAGTTCAACTCTGCGTAGTCCACCAGATCCGAAATTCATTGAAATACGTTGGTTCCAAAAATAAAAAGGAATTTATGGCAGATCTAAAACGTGTTTATAAAGCGGTCAATAAGGATCTGGCCGAAGAAGAACTGGATATCTTGGAAAATAAATGGAATGACAAATACCCGATTGTGATAAAATCCTGGCGGAACAACTGGGAACGCCTCAGTCATTTCTTTAAATATCCAGAAGAGATTCGACGGATAATATACACCACAAATACCATTGAGGCTGTGCATCGACAGTTTCGAAAACTGACCAAAACAAAGGGATCATTCCCGAACCAGGACAGCCTGTTAAAGCTGCTTTACATGGGGATCCAGAACGCCAGTAAAAAATGGACAATGCCGATTCAAAATTGGTCACTGACAATTTCCCAGTTGGCAATTTTCTTTGAAGGCCGGCTGGATAAAGAGCTGGGAATTTGA
- the cadA gene encoding cadmium-translocating P-type ATPase, translating into MIGRHSDLSVYKEIFKSSDFIKIATGGLLIPVALGISKISNTTMPFVITALLLASVAINGIPIVMEAIQGIMKKKINVDELVSIAIIACLANGNFLEAATVSFIMVFGSMIEEAVSDNARKSIQSLIEVTPDTAILLKDENEIETPVSQIAIGDHVLVRPGEVIPVDGSIFEGQTAVDESSLTGESIPANKYKGDDVCAGTLNLDGFIRITAQKIGRDSTIGKVIGLVKSAEQTKVDSAQIVDKYAAWFTPFILSIAILTYLLTKEIDRAIAVLIVGCPCSFLLAGPVTSVAAIGRAAKAGILVKGGQYLERIAAAKGVFFDKTGTLTTGAPQVVEVIETASYDQKKIIELAARVELGSKHPLATGIVQKAKDFGIQIVSAQKIKYETGVGISGMVDGKSVRVEACSDSPLFNREMTFVTVLVDTIVAGHIGIFDQPRPEARQVTDRLKRNGLDLAVISGDHEPAVKAIAEDIHIETYHARLKPGEKMKFIQNYQSGKLVYIGDGINDAPALKAATA; encoded by the coding sequence ATGATAGGCAGACATTCTGATTTAAGTGTGTATAAAGAAATTTTCAAGTCCAGTGACTTTATCAAAATTGCAACAGGCGGTCTGTTGATTCCAGTGGCTCTCGGAATTTCAAAAATATCAAACACCACCATGCCTTTTGTGATCACGGCTCTTTTACTGGCCTCTGTTGCCATAAACGGCATTCCTATTGTCATGGAAGCAATTCAGGGGATCATGAAAAAGAAAATTAATGTGGATGAGCTGGTGAGCATTGCCATCATCGCCTGCCTGGCCAATGGAAATTTTCTGGAAGCGGCAACGGTCAGCTTTATCATGGTGTTCGGGTCAATGATTGAGGAAGCCGTCAGTGATAATGCCAGAAAATCAATTCAAAGCTTGATAGAGGTAACCCCTGATACGGCAATTTTACTTAAAGACGAGAATGAAATTGAAACGCCTGTTTCCCAAATAGCCATTGGCGATCATGTGCTGGTCAGACCCGGGGAGGTAATCCCGGTTGACGGGTCAATCTTTGAGGGGCAAACCGCTGTGGATGAATCCTCATTAACAGGGGAATCCATACCCGCAAACAAATATAAAGGAGATGATGTCTGCGCCGGCACCCTTAATCTGGATGGATTCATCAGAATAACCGCTCAAAAAATCGGCCGGGATTCAACCATCGGTAAAGTCATAGGTCTGGTTAAATCCGCCGAACAGACCAAAGTGGACAGTGCACAAATCGTGGACAAGTATGCTGCCTGGTTTACCCCGTTCATTCTTTCCATTGCCATTTTAACCTATCTGTTAACCAAGGAAATAGACAGGGCCATCGCTGTTTTAATTGTCGGGTGTCCCTGCTCCTTTCTTTTGGCAGGTCCGGTTACCTCTGTTGCTGCAATCGGCAGGGCGGCAAAGGCGGGAATTTTGGTAAAAGGAGGTCAATACCTTGAAAGAATCGCCGCTGCCAAAGGCGTTTTTTTTGATAAAACAGGCACATTAACCACAGGTGCGCCCCAGGTTGTTGAAGTGATTGAGACGGCATCTTATGATCAGAAAAAAATTATTGAGCTGGCAGCCCGGGTGGAGTTGGGGAGCAAACATCCCCTGGCAACAGGCATTGTACAAAAGGCAAAAGACTTTGGAATTCAAATCGTTTCCGCCCAAAAAATTAAATATGAAACCGGTGTGGGTATATCCGGTATGGTTGACGGTAAATCGGTAAGAGTTGAAGCCTGCAGCGACTCACCCTTGTTCAACAGAGAGATGACCTTTGTAACGGTTCTGGTCGATACCATTGTGGCAGGGCATATTGGTATCTTTGACCAGCCCCGGCCTGAAGCCAGGCAAGTTACAGACAGGCTCAAAAGGAATGGCCTTGATCTTGCGGTTATCTCAGGAGACCATGAGCCTGCCGTTAAAGCCATTGCAGAGGATATTCATATTGAAACATACCACGCCAGGCTCAAACCGGGTGAAAAAATGAAATTCATTCAGAATTATCAATCCGGCAAGCTCGTTTATATTGGAGACGGCATAAATGATGCCCCAGCCTTAAAAGCAGCTACGGCATAA
- a CDS encoding cation-translocating P-type ATPase, translated as MGLRGSDVALETADIVLLNDRLALLPFLIQLSRRMSRTIKFNIGLSLGINLISIILSAGGLLTPILGAVSHNIGSIAVVLISASISFMKTENE; from the coding sequence ATGGGACTTAGAGGCTCTGATGTTGCCCTTGAAACGGCGGATATCGTTCTCTTGAATGACCGGCTGGCCCTGCTTCCGTTTCTTATTCAGCTTAGCCGCCGGATGAGCCGAACCATTAAATTCAATATCGGCCTGAGTTTGGGGATAAACCTGATATCTATCATTTTAAGCGCGGGTGGTCTTTTAACCCCCATTCTTGGTGCAGTTTCCCATAATATCGGGTCTATCGCTGTGGTGCTGATCTCAGCATCTATCTCGTTCATGAAAACAGAAAATGAATGA
- a CDS encoding acyl-CoA dehydrogenase → MLFKLTDEQLMIQNMVREFSRKVIAATASERDKTKQFPAENFKQMGELGLMGMMIPEEYGGEAADAVSYVLALSEIAYSCASTSVVMSVQNSIVCESLNKFGTPEQKQEFLLPLASGEIIGAFALTEPDAGSDPVSQDTTAVRDGDDYIINGTKRFITSGENSSVVLVTAKTDESIGHKGISCFIVPKGTPGLVVGHHEDKMGLRASDTTDLIFENCRVPSVQILGKEGDGFKIAMSGLDSGRIGIAAQSLGVAQAAFDAAVKYAKKRKQFGVAITKHQAIRFQIADMATQIEAARQLIFSAASTKDRGGNYTREASIAKLFASEMVNEVTARAIQIHGGYGFTKDYEVERFYRDARVFTIYEGTSEIQRIVISNSILRDKRKP, encoded by the coding sequence ATGCTATTCAAGCTGACTGATGAACAATTGATGATCCAGAACATGGTCCGGGAATTTTCCCGGAAAGTGATTGCGGCCACGGCCAGTGAACGGGATAAAACAAAGCAATTTCCCGCAGAAAATTTTAAACAGATGGGTGAGCTCGGCCTTATGGGCATGATGATTCCGGAAGAATACGGCGGAGAAGCAGCCGACGCAGTATCCTATGTCCTGGCCCTGTCGGAAATTGCCTATTCCTGTGCCTCCACCTCGGTGGTCATGTCGGTACAGAACTCCATTGTCTGCGAAAGCCTGAATAAGTTCGGCACACCAGAGCAGAAACAAGAATTTTTACTGCCCCTGGCCTCGGGGGAGATTATTGGGGCCTTTGCCCTGACCGAGCCTGATGCCGGTAGCGACCCTGTGAGCCAGGACACCACGGCCGTCAGGGACGGGGATGATTATATCATCAACGGAACCAAGCGGTTTATCACTTCGGGTGAGAACAGCTCAGTGGTCCTGGTGACGGCTAAAACCGATGAAAGTATCGGCCATAAAGGCATTTCCTGTTTTATCGTCCCCAAGGGGACGCCCGGACTCGTTGTCGGGCATCACGAGGATAAGATGGGGCTGAGGGCTTCGGACACCACAGATCTCATATTTGAGAACTGCCGGGTGCCGTCCGTCCAGATTCTTGGAAAAGAGGGGGACGGGTTCAAGATCGCCATGTCAGGACTGGACAGCGGCAGGATCGGGATTGCCGCCCAATCCCTTGGGGTTGCCCAGGCCGCCTTTGATGCCGCCGTCAAATATGCCAAAAAAAGGAAACAATTTGGGGTGGCCATCACCAAGCACCAGGCCATAAGGTTTCAGATCGCAGACATGGCCACCCAGATCGAAGCGGCCCGCCAATTGATTTTTTCAGCAGCTTCCACCAAGGATCGGGGGGGAAATTATACCCGGGAGGCCTCCATTGCCAAGCTCTTTGCCTCTGAAATGGTCAACGAGGTCACGGCTCGCGCCATCCAGATCCACGGCGGATACGGATTTACCAAGGACTATGAGGTAGAGCGTTTCTACCGGGACGCCCGGGTGTTTACCATCTACGAAGGGACCAGTGAAATCCAGCGCATCGTGATTTCAAACAGCATCCTCAGAGACAAGAGAAAACCCTGA
- a CDS encoding helix-turn-helix transcriptional regulator yields MAKKKTMTPIGKRIRKARLDKKISLDTMANETGLSKEFIKKIENGEQRPSVGTLLQISRTLHLDSGFLLKEQEDTQQERSNAYTKRTDNYAYTPLTPGAENKHLKAFRIVVEAGASHEGVGFQHEGEEFAYVFEGQVEIQVGDHVNTLKPGDSLHFNSGIKHDLRNVGQADAQLIVVVYAP; encoded by the coding sequence ATGGCTAAAAAGAAGACAATGACTCCCATTGGAAAACGGATCAGAAAAGCCCGGCTGGACAAGAAGATCAGCCTGGATACCATGGCAAATGAAACCGGATTATCAAAGGAATTCATCAAAAAAATAGAGAATGGTGAGCAGCGTCCCTCAGTGGGGACCCTGCTCCAAATTTCAAGAACCCTTCACCTGGATTCGGGATTTCTGCTCAAGGAACAAGAGGACACCCAGCAAGAGCGGTCAAATGCCTATACCAAACGGACAGATAACTATGCCTACACGCCTCTGACACCTGGGGCGGAAAACAAGCATTTAAAGGCCTTTCGCATTGTGGTGGAAGCCGGCGCCAGCCACGAGGGCGTCGGTTTTCAGCACGAGGGCGAGGAGTTTGCCTATGTGTTCGAAGGCCAGGTTGAAATCCAGGTGGGGGACCATGTCAATACCCTGAAACCAGGGGACTCCCTTCATTTCAATTCAGGAATCAAGCATGACTTGCGCAATGTGGGGCAAGCAGATGCCCAGCTCATTGTGGTTGTTTATGCGCCCTGA
- a CDS encoding branched-chain amino acid aminotransferase — MEIKVTRANQTGTRPKDADLGFGTVFTDHMFVMDYEEGKGWLDPRIEPYAEFSMSPAAMIFHYGQAIFEGLKAYKTPEGKVQLFRARDNFARMNQSAKGLCIPEVDIDFIMDALKQLLKLEEKWIPETLGTSLYIRPFIIATDPFLGVRSSYTFKFFIILSSVGAYYSEGLNPVKIWVSNDHVRAVRGGVGEFKTAGNYAASLYAGEKAKKQGYAQVLWLDAIEMKYIEEVGAMNIFFIVDDELITPSLNGSILPGITRYSVLALAEKWGMKVSERKISIEEIFAAHETGHLTEVFGSGTAAVISPVGEIRYGDKVMNIGDGTPGKTSMKFYDALTAIQYGKAQDTENWIEVVD; from the coding sequence ATGGAGATAAAAGTAACCCGGGCGAACCAGACAGGAACCCGGCCCAAGGATGCTGACCTGGGGTTTGGTACGGTGTTTACCGACCATATGTTTGTAATGGATTATGAAGAAGGCAAGGGCTGGCTTGATCCCCGTATTGAGCCTTATGCCGAGTTCTCCATGTCTCCTGCTGCCATGATATTTCATTATGGCCAGGCCATTTTTGAAGGGCTTAAGGCCTATAAAACACCCGAGGGAAAAGTTCAGCTTTTTCGGGCAAGGGATAATTTTGCCCGGATGAATCAGTCTGCCAAGGGGCTTTGCATTCCTGAGGTTGATATTGATTTTATCATGGATGCCTTAAAACAGCTCCTTAAGCTCGAAGAAAAATGGATTCCCGAAACCCTGGGCACCTCCCTGTATATAAGGCCCTTTATCATTGCCACCGATCCCTTTTTGGGGGTAAGATCTTCTTATACCTTTAAATTTTTTATTATTCTTTCTTCGGTCGGGGCATACTATTCAGAGGGCCTTAATCCTGTGAAAATATGGGTTTCCAATGACCATGTCCGTGCGGTGCGCGGCGGGGTAGGCGAATTTAAGACCGCAGGAAATTATGCTGCCAGCCTCTATGCCGGAGAAAAGGCCAAAAAACAAGGGTATGCCCAGGTGCTGTGGCTGGATGCCATTGAAATGAAATATATTGAAGAGGTCGGGGCCATGAATATCTTTTTCATCGTTGATGATGAATTGATCACCCCCAGCCTTAACGGCAGTATTTTACCCGGCATCACCCGGTATTCTGTCCTGGCTCTGGCTGAAAAATGGGGCATGAAGGTCTCTGAACGAAAGATCAGCATTGAAGAAATTTTTGCGGCCCATGAAACAGGACATCTCACCGAGGTCTTCGGGTCCGGGACCGCTGCCGTGATTTCCCCTGTGGGTGAGATTCGTTACGGTGACAAGGTGATGAACATTGGCGACGGCACTCCGGGCAAGACCTCCATGAAATTTTATGATGCCCTGACCGCCATTCAATATGGAAAAGCCCAAGATACGGAAAACTGGATAGAGGTGGTTGATTAG
- a CDS encoding uridine kinase — MGKLIKEQEDKGRLHIDTPMLGESLVSKEFLKTTESGEYFRMHPDINVLKIGGQSIMDRGAKAIFPIVDELIRLKDEHKLLLMTGGGTRARHVYNIGVDLGMPTGVLSKLGDKVSSQNAVMLSVLLAKHGGVRIGHGDHLEQLTMFCKQGHLPITTGIPPYGFFEHPAEFGSIPPHRTDCGAFLLAENIGAKSLIYLKDETGLYEKDPKKAGKKEKLEFYDKISVDDLIELDLDDLILERPILNMLKNAKCLKELQVIDALRHPEKIRAALKGEHVGTIIHK; from the coding sequence ATGGGAAAACTCATCAAGGAACAAGAAGACAAAGGCCGGCTGCATATTGATACGCCCATGCTGGGCGAATCCCTGGTCAGCAAAGAATTTTTAAAAACCACGGAATCCGGGGAATACTTCAGGATGCACCCGGATATCAATGTATTGAAAATCGGCGGACAAAGCATCATGGACCGGGGAGCCAAGGCTATTTTCCCCATTGTGGATGAACTCATCCGCCTCAAAGATGAACATAAATTACTGCTCATGACCGGGGGCGGCACAAGGGCCCGCCATGTGTATAACATCGGGGTGGACTTGGGCATGCCCACAGGGGTGCTCTCTAAACTCGGGGATAAGGTCTCTTCCCAGAATGCGGTCATGCTGTCAGTACTTTTGGCCAAACACGGCGGGGTCAGGATCGGTCACGGGGATCATTTGGAACAATTGACCATGTTCTGCAAACAGGGCCATCTGCCCATCACCACAGGCATTCCTCCCTATGGTTTTTTTGAACACCCTGCCGAATTCGGGTCCATCCCGCCCCATAGAACAGACTGCGGCGCCTTTTTACTGGCGGAAAATATCGGTGCCAAATCTTTGATCTACCTCAAAGATGAAACAGGACTCTATGAAAAAGATCCCAAAAAGGCTGGCAAAAAGGAGAAACTTGAATTTTACGATAAAATTTCTGTTGATGATCTCATTGAACTGGACCTGGACGATCTCATTCTTGAACGGCCCATTTTAAATATGCTTAAAAATGCAAAATGCCTTAAAGAACTCCAGGTCATTGATGCCCTGCGCCATCCTGAAAAGATCAGGGCCGCATTAAAAGGAGAGCATGTAGGCACCATTATTCACAAATAA
- a CDS encoding helix-turn-helix transcriptional regulator — translation MSKKNRPGSGRQERYIQASILLGLVSAPSYGYELISTIQSFGFIQGTAPPGMIYRHLRQMEEDNLVRSEWETKEAGAAKRTYTITDEGREVLDLWIQVMQTNADRLNKFIGMFQEKTRLG, via the coding sequence ATGTCAAAAAAAAACAGACCCGGATCCGGCCGCCAGGAAAGGTATATCCAGGCCTCCATTCTTCTAGGCCTTGTATCTGCCCCCTCTTACGGATATGAACTCATTTCCACCATCCAGTCATTCGGATTCATCCAGGGCACAGCACCGCCGGGCATGATTTACCGCCATCTCAGGCAGATGGAAGAAGACAATCTGGTTAGATCGGAATGGGAAACCAAGGAAGCCGGAGCTGCCAAACGGACCTACACCATCACGGATGAAGGCCGTGAAGTCCTGGATCTGTGGATTCAAGTCATGCAGACCAATGCAGACAGACTCAATAAATTCATTGGGATGTTCCAGGAAAAGACCCGCCTTGGATGA
- a CDS encoding transposase — MNALAEKIVSNWINLANISKIPMLMKFAKTLAVHRQRILSYYDYRISTGPLEGTNNKIKTMKRKAYGYRDSEFFRLKLLDLHNKRYALIG; from the coding sequence TTGAACGCCCTCGCTGAAAAGATAGTCAGCAATTGGATCAATCTGGCCAATATTTCCAAAATTCCAATGTTGATGAAATTTGCCAAGACCTTGGCTGTGCACAGGCAAAGAATCCTTTCATACTATGATTACAGGATATCTACAGGTCCTTTAGAAGGGACAAATAACAAGATAAAAACCATGAAACGGAAAGCTTATGGATACAGGGATTCGGAGTTTTTCAGGTTGAAACTTTTGGACCTTCACAATAAAAGGTACGCATTAATCGGATGA
- a CDS encoding aminopeptidase P family N-terminal domain-containing protein translates to MDSPYQQLVPKLEIDHRIKGLQAILAQNQLGCALIVQKADRFYYTGTTQQGWLFVPDQGDPLFMVFKDLDRAEAESGLEHIISLMSPRQIPQVLGQKGIRLKGPMGLELDVMPANTYLMFKQIFENLKILDISTDIRLQRAVKSEFEINCIQQACTRADQVAAMVPSLLTEGMTEVELAGQVEAFARKLGHQGTICMRLWDNHLFYGHIMCGPGAAVPGALSSPTAGPGLNPFVGQGPSMNPIVSGNVQNSVSRFRFPDLPQRQRK, encoded by the coding sequence ATGGATTCTCCGTATCAGCAGCTGGTACCAAAACTTGAGATTGATCACAGAATAAAGGGCCTTCAGGCGATTTTGGCCCAAAACCAACTGGGCTGCGCCCTTATTGTCCAGAAGGCGGACAGGTTTTATTATACCGGCACCACCCAGCAAGGGTGGCTGTTTGTCCCGGACCAGGGAGATCCTTTGTTCATGGTGTTCAAGGACCTGGACCGGGCCGAGGCCGAATCCGGGTTGGAACATATTATTTCTTTGATGAGTCCCCGGCAGATACCCCAGGTGCTCGGGCAGAAAGGAATCCGTTTAAAAGGCCCCATGGGGCTTGAGCTGGATGTGATGCCGGCCAATACCTATTTGATGTTCAAACAGATTTTTGAAAATTTAAAAATTTTAGATATTTCTACTGACATCCGTCTTCAGCGGGCCGTGAAATCTGAGTTTGAGATTAATTGTATCCAACAGGCCTGTACCCGGGCTGACCAGGTGGCGGCCATGGTGCCTTCTCTTTTGACAGAAGGCATGACCGAGGTGGAGCTTGCAGGGCAGGTGGAGGCCTTTGCCAGGAAACTGGGCCACCAGGGGACCATCTGCATGCGGCTCTGGGACAATCATCTTTTTTACGGCCATATCATGTGCGGACCCGGGGCTGCCGTGCCGGGCGCTCTTTCTTCTCCAACCGCCGGGCCTGGCCTGAATCCCTTTGTGGGCCAGGGGCCGTCCATGAATCCCATTGTTTCCGGGAATGTTCAGAATTCTGTGTCACGGTTTCGGTTCCCGGATCTGCCTCAGCGCCAGCGGAAGTAA
- a CDS encoding 3-hydroxybutyryl-CoA dehydrogenase — protein sequence MDVKTFGVIGSGQMGNGIAQVAAAAGLAVIMSDIKPEFCENGMATIAGSLGRLVKKEKISQADKDAILGRIKTTTDLRDMAQADFVVEAAVEREDLKFKIFRDLDEICPDHVILSTNTSSIPIGRIAAQTKRPDKVIGMHFMNPVPLMKLVEIIKGIATSEETFKLTWDLSEKFGKTPAEANDYPGFIANRILMPMINEAVFCLYQSVGKPEDIDTVMKLGMNHPMGPLALADLIGLDTCLAIMETLYDGFKDSKYRPCPLLRKYVEAGWLGRKTNKGFYDY from the coding sequence ATGGATGTAAAGACCTTTGGTGTGATCGGTTCAGGACAGATGGGTAACGGCATTGCCCAGGTGGCTGCCGCTGCGGGACTTGCTGTGATCATGAGCGATATTAAGCCTGAATTCTGTGAAAACGGCATGGCCACCATTGCAGGATCCCTGGGCCGTCTGGTGAAAAAAGAAAAAATCAGCCAGGCAGACAAGGATGCCATTTTAGGCCGGATAAAAACCACCACCGACCTTAGGGACATGGCCCAGGCGGATTTTGTGGTCGAGGCGGCCGTGGAAAGAGAAGACCTTAAATTTAAGATTTTCAGGGATTTGGACGAGATCTGTCCCGACCATGTGATTTTATCCACCAACACCTCTTCCATTCCCATCGGCAGGATTGCAGCCCAGACCAAGCGGCCTGACAAGGTCATTGGCATGCATTTTATGAATCCTGTGCCTTTGATGAAACTTGTGGAAATTATTAAAGGGATTGCCACCTCTGAAGAGACATTCAAGCTGACCTGGGATCTGTCTGAAAAATTCGGGAAAACCCCGGCTGAAGCCAATGATTATCCAGGCTTTATTGCCAACCGCATCCTCATGCCCATGATCAACGAGGCGGTTTTCTGTCTCTACCAGAGCGTGGGCAAGCCCGAAGATATTGACACGGTGATGAAGTTGGGCATGAATCATCCCATGGGGCCTTTGGCCCTGGCCGATCTCATTGGCTTAGACACCTGTCTGGCCATCATGGAAACCCTGTACGACGGGTTTAAAGATTCCAAATACAGGCCCTGTCCTTTGCTCAGAAAATATGTGGAAGCCGGCTGGCTGGGCAGGAAAACCAATAAAGGGTTTTATGATTATTAA